The Henckelia pumila isolate YLH828 chromosome 2, ASM3356847v2, whole genome shotgun sequence genome includes a window with the following:
- the LOC140885413 gene encoding non-specific lipid-transfer protein 1-like, with product MASLSARTTTSLLVAMITAALIAPAPPTAEAAVQCTSVLNTLSPCLNFVLFGGSVPPAECCNGVRSVFNAAATKEDRQAVCTCLKSLVESATPGMIKNAAEIPGKCGVPISFVISPSIDCSKVN from the exons ATGGCCAGCTTATCTGCAAGGACGACGACGTCGTTACTGGTGGCGATGATCACCGCGGCGCTGATTGCTCCGGCGCCCCCTACGGCGGAGGCAGCGGTTCAATGCACCTCGGTGCTGAACACACTGTCTCCATGCCTCAACTTTGTTTTATTCGGAGGCTCTGTGCCGCCGGCGGAGTGCTGCAATGGCGTAAGGTCTGTCTTCAATGCCGCCGCCACGAAAGAGGACCGCCAGGCCGTCTGCACGTGCTTGAAATCTCTCGTCGAATCCGCCACCCCCGGCATGATAAAAAACGCCGCCGAGATCCCCGGAAAATGTGGCGTCCCTATTTCTTTCGTCATCAGCCCATCCATTGACTGCTCCAA GGTGAACTAA